The Streptomyces sp. NBC_01276 genome contains the following window.
CCGGCGCCGGGAATGCCGATGGACCGGGTCCTGAGGCGTTCGGCCTGGGTGGCGGGCGTCAGCAGGGTGCCCGTGGCGACGGTCTTCGCCCAGCTGCGCAGGTCCTGGAGGTCGGAGATCATCGCTCCGGCCGACCAGGCCCAGGAGGGGTCCCAGTCGGTGGAGTCCTCGATCTTTCCGCTCGCGGTCTGGTTCGTGTAGCCGCGTGCGTGCGGCGTCGGGAACTGCGCGCCGGCCGGGAAGAGGGTGTGGTGCAGCCCCGCCGGCTTCAGGACGTCCCGGGCGATGACGTCGCCGATCGGGCGGCCCGTGATCTTCTCCACCACCAGGCCGAGCAGGATCAGGTTGGTGTTGGAGTACTCGAACTCGGCGTCCGGGGCGAACTGCACCGGGTGCTTGAAGGAGTACCCGAGCAACTCCCGCGGGGTGAAGGGGCGGTCGGGGTCCGTGGCGAACGCCTTGTCGAAGGCGGGGTCCTCGCTGTAGTTGAAGAGCCCGCTGCGCATCCCCGCGAGCTCGCGCAGGGTGATGCGGTCACCGTTCGGCACTCCAGCGACGTACCGCCCGATGGGGTCGTCCAGGCCGACCTTCTTCCGGTCGACGAGCTGCAGCAGGGCGGTGACCGTGAACGTCTTGGTCTCGCTGCCGATGCGGACCAGGAGGTCGGGCGTCATCGGGGCGGACGTCGCCTTGTCGGCCACGCCGAAGGCCTTCACGTAGCTGCCCTTGCCCGGCGCCCACAGGCCGACGATCACGCCCGGGACCCTGGTTTCGCGCAGGGTCCCGAGGATGGCGGCGTCGAGCTTCGCCGCGACGGCCGGGGTGAGCTTCGGGAATCCGGTGTCCGCCGGCGGGGAGGGGGTCGCGCGGGCCGGGGCGGGCGCCCCGTACGCGGAGCCCGCGGCGACCGGGGCGATGAGCACACCTGCGGCGGCAACGGCCACACAGGCCCGGCGCAGCCCAACGCGGATCGGCTTCACGGCGCGGCCTCCTGCCGCCGGGAGCGGGACGACATCACCACCGTAGGGCCGCGCCACCCCGCCCGCGCGGTGAGCCGTCGAGGACCGTCGGCACGAAAGGCCGGATCCCCCGCGCCGGCGGATGGTCACTGCTCTTCGAAGGACCGGATCCGGTGGTTGCCCATCAGGCTGCCGCCCGCGCCGCCGGGGGTCGATCCGGCGGAACCCGCGTCTACTCGCCGCTTCCGCCGGCCTCGCGCGGGCCCGCGTGGACCAGCGCGGCGTAGCGGCCGCGCCGGTGCAGCAGGCTGGTGTGAGTGCCCGTCTCCACGATGCGTCCCTTGTCGAGGACGATGATCCGGTCGGCGTTGCGGATGGTGGAGAGCCGGTGCGCGATGGTGACGGTGGTACGGCCCGCGGAAAGGGCGTCGAGGGCTCGCTGGACGCTCGCCTCGGTGTACGTGTCCAGGGCGCTGGTGGCCTCGTCGAGGACCAGCAGCGGCGGATTCCTGAGCATGGTGCGCGCGATGGCCAGGCGCTGCTTCTCGCCGCCGGAGAAGCGGTATCCGCGTTCGCCGACGAGCGTGTCGTAGCCGTCGGGAAGTCCCGTGATCAGTTCGTGCAGGTGGGCGGCCTCGGCGGCGTCGATCAGTTCGCGGTCGCTCGCTCCGGGTTTCGCGAAGCGGAGGTTGTCGGCGACGGTGGTGTGGAACAGGTGGACGTCCTGGGAGACCACCCCGACCGTCTCGGCGAGGCCGGCGAAGCTCAGGTCGCGGACATCGACGCCGTCGATGGTGACCCGGCCCCCGGTGGCGTCGTAGAGGCGGGGTATCAGGTAGCCGAGGGTCGTCTTGCCCGCGCCGGTGGCCCCGACCACGGCGAGTTTCCCTCCGGCGGGCAGGTCGAAGTCGATGTCGTGGAGGACGGGTCGCGCGCCGGGGTAGGCGAAGTGGACGTGTTCGAAGCGCAGATGGCCCGCGGGCGAGGCGAGCCGGACGGGGTGGGCCGGTTCCCTGATGGAGCTCTCCAGGTCCAGGTACTCGAAGACCCTCTCGAACATGACGCGGGCGCTCTGGAATCCGATGGCGGACTGGAGGAGGGTGACGGTCGGGCCGAAAAGGCCCTGCTGGAGCGAGGTGAAGGCGACGATCGTACCGACGGACGCGGTGGGCCGCCCGTGCTCCCCGAGGGCCCCGGCGCTCCAGTAGAGGCCGATCGGCATGGCGGCGATCACCATGGAGACGGCCGACTGGCGCCAGCGGCCGACCGCGGTGGACCTGACGCTCAGGTCGGCGAGGTCGCGCGAACGCCTCGCGAACTCGCGCACCACGGTGTCGGTCCGGCCCATCGTGCGTCCCAGGAGGAATCCGCTGACCGAGAGGGACTCCTCGACCAGGGTGGACATCACCGCGAGCAGGTTCTGCCGCTCGCGGGTGAGGGCGCGGCGTTCGCCGCCGACGCGCCGGCTGATCCAGACGAACAGCGGGAGGACGGCGACGGACACCGCGGTCAGGCGCCAGTCCAGGGAGAACATCGCCACCAGGGTGGCGACCACCGTGGTGACACCGGACACCACGGTGGTCGCCGTGCCGGTCACGGTGGCCTGCATACCGCCGATGTCGTTCGAGATCCGGGACTGGACCTCCCCGGTCCGCGTCGAGGTGAAGAAGGACAGGGGCATGCGCTGCAGATGGGAGAACACCGCGTTGCGCAGGTCGTCCATGACCGCCTGGCCGAGGGACGCCGACAGGAAGGCCTGTCCGACGCCCATCGCGATGCCGACCACGATCAGGAGGAGCATGGTCAGGGCCAGTACGGTGAGCAGCCCGAGCCGGCCCTCGGGCAGCGCGACGTCCAGCATCGTCCGCAGGACGAACGGCGGCACGACGGCCGTGAGCGCCCCGCCCATGACGAGCAGGACGACGGCCACCAGGCGGCCGCGGTAGGGGGCGAAGAGCCGTGCGATGCGGAGCAGCGGGACGTGCCGCGCACCGGTGTGATCGGTGGCCATGCGGCCCACCTCGTTTCGGTCCTGGCGTGGGTACGGTCCGCCGTTCCGGGGCACGGCGTGCGTCAGCCCACCGCCAGCAGGCCCTCGCGGACCAGGGTGTGCACGAGCAGCAGGCGGCCCGGCCGGTCCAGGTCCCCCGTGATCGAGGCCGCCGTGAAGGGGTCGTGTCCGCTCTCCACCACGAAGCGCACCTCGTCGGCGACGTGGCGGGGCAGCCGGACGGTCTTGTTGTGGAAGGCCAGTTCCACGTGCTCGTGGGTGAGGGACACCCGCCAGCGCAGGCCCGGCCGCAGCCTCACGGGGGTGTCGCCGTCGAGCCGGGGCGTCCGCTCCAGGTCGGTGAGGTGGCCGCGCAGTACGGGCGGGGCGATGGATACGGCCCTCGTGACGGCGCGGTCCGTCAGTTCCCGTGGGGTCAGCCGGGTGCGTACGGTCTCCAGCAGCCCCTCGATCATCCGCTCGGCCTCCCGCCTGCGGCCCTCGTCGGAGGCGAACCCGATGGGCAGTCCCCTGCGCAGGGCCTCGTCGTCCTCCGCCAGGTCCTGCACGGCCTCGCCGAGGAGGGCGGGGAAGAGCACCGGATGGACGCCGAGGGTCAGGTGCAGGGAAGCCGTATCGGTCGAGGTCGCGGCGTGCACCGTCCCGCGGGGCAGGTAGAGCACGCTGCCGGGTTCGAGGTCGAACTCCTCCTCCACCTCGGGGACGGGCCGTGCCGCGCCGTACCGCTGACTGCGCAGCGGCAGGGCGTCGGGCATGCCGTACAGCCGCCAGCTCTTGGTGCCGTGGGCCTGGAGGATGATGACGTCGTGGTTGTCGTAGTGCGGATCGAATCCGCGGGCCCGCCCGCCGGGGGTGAGGTAGACGTTCACCTGGAACCGGGCACCGACTTCGGCGCTCAGCTCGGTGGTCAGCCGTGTGAGGGGGTCCCAGCGCCGTTCCAGCGCGTTGAGGACGATGGTGGAACCGGAGCGGTACCGCTCGTACAGCATTTCCAGCCGGTCGGTACCGCCCAGCGTCGACACCGGGGTCTCCTGGCCCTCGGAGACCACCCGGACGTTGGAGAAATCCGGCCCGGAGCGACTCAGCAGCGCATCGACGTCGGAAAGGGTCAGCAATTCCGCGAAATACCGGTGGTCGTTCCTCGGGATGCGGAGGGGGCGCTGCTCCCAGTATTCGTTCCGGAATTCCTCCGGGTCCGTCGGGTGAATGAGTCGGCAGAGGGCGGAAGAGGGCTGCGCGGTGCGCGCAGCCGCCCCCCGACCCGTAACGGTCGTCACAGGTTTCGAACTCCTCGGGGATTCGGTTCCGTTGCGGTGGCGGCCGGTGCGTCAGTCGGTGTCGTCGCCGAACCACCCGTCGTGACCGCCGGAGTCGTTGCTGTCGTTGTCGTCACCTTCGTGGTTGCTGTTGTCGTGCGGCGGGACGAGGGTGCCGGCGGGGCGCACCACCGTGATGTCCTGCGGGTCGAGGTTCTTGCCCATTGCGGTGTCTCCTCGTGTTCGTCAGTCGGTGTCGTCCTGGACGGTGAACCAGTCCGCTCCGCCACTGTCGTCGCTGTCGTTGTCGTCCATGGAGAAGTGGACGGACGGGTCGTGCGGAAGTGCCATGGCCCGGGGTGCGCGGACGATGGCGATGTCACTCGGGTCGAGCGACGTGGACATGCTCCTCCTCTCCCGTCCGGGCCCGGCGGCCCGGTCTTTCCGTGCGCTTCAGGATGACCACGGGTGACGGCGATCGTCTTGTACGGACGCGACCTGATATGGATGATCGGGTTCCGCGGGAAGCGCATGGATTCGGCAGCCCGGTTGGCTCAAGATCTCCTTTTCGGAGGAATGGGACTGGTACAGCATGTGCGTACCCCGGAAACCTCCTGCCCAGGAGAGTGAATTCATGCGCCCAGCGCGCTCGACCTCCAGCCGGACCCATTCCTTCAAGGCATGGCGAACCCTGCCCGCACCCGGCCTGAGATCTTCCGTTGAGGTCTATGCGTGCTACGAATACGGTCCCGGCCATCACCAGAACAGGCTGGTGATGCCCGACACCGTCGCGACGATCGGATTCGGGTTCGGCTCCCCCGTCCACACGTTCGACACGGCGGATCCGGAACGCAGCGTCAGCTGCTTTCACCGGGCCGATCTTCCGCTCACGAGCGCCCTGGTGGGCCGGCACGGGGGCGGGGTCCGGGGCATCGTGCTGCGGATGACCCCCATGGGCGCCTACAGCCTGTTCGGAACGCCCATGCACCACTGGGACCTGCCGTACCTGGATCCCGCCGACCTGCTGCCGCCCGCGCTGCGGCACCTGCCGGAGCAGCTCGAATCCGCCACGTGGGACGGCCAGGTGCGGATCCTGGACGCCCTGCTGCTGCCCCTGGTGGGCCGGGGGCCGGCGGTCTCGCCGGAGGTGGCCTGGTCCTGGCGGGAGTTGCACCGGACGCACGGCCGGGTGAAGGTCAAGGAGCTCACGGCCGGGACCTACTGGAGCACACGGCACCTGGAACGGCGCTTCCGGGAACAGGTGGGACGCACCCCCTCCGCCATCGCCCGCATCCTGCGGCTCAGCCACGCGCTACGGCTTCAAGGGACGGGCATGCCGCTGGCGAAGGTCGCTCAGCACGCCGGTTTCCACGATCAGTCCCACTACAACCACGTGTTCAAGTCCATGACGGGTATCACCCCGAAGGCGGTCCCCGCCGATCCCGTCGACTGGTCGCCCTCCACCGAGTTCCCGCGGGACGCGGCCTGATACGGCCGGTCCCTGCGGCGCCTCCCGCGACTTCAGGGCGCGCCGGGCCCGTCACCGGCCCCGGACCTGGCCAGGGCGAGCACCCCCGCGCAGA
Protein-coding sequences here:
- a CDS encoding cupin domain-containing protein, whose product is MLTLSDVDALLSRSGPDFSNVRVVSEGQETPVSTLGGTDRLEMLYERYRSGSTIVLNALERRWDPLTRLTTELSAEVGARFQVNVYLTPGGRARGFDPHYDNHDVIILQAHGTKSWRLYGMPDALPLRSQRYGAARPVPEVEEEFDLEPGSVLYLPRGTVHAATSTDTASLHLTLGVHPVLFPALLGEAVQDLAEDDEALRRGLPIGFASDEGRRREAERMIEGLLETVRTRLTPRELTDRAVTRAVSIAPPVLRGHLTDLERTPRLDGDTPVRLRPGLRWRVSLTHEHVELAFHNKTVRLPRHVADEVRFVVESGHDPFTAASITGDLDRPGRLLLVHTLVREGLLAVG
- a CDS encoding helix-turn-helix transcriptional regulator: MPDTVATIGFGFGSPVHTFDTADPERSVSCFHRADLPLTSALVGRHGGGVRGIVLRMTPMGAYSLFGTPMHHWDLPYLDPADLLPPALRHLPEQLESATWDGQVRILDALLLPLVGRGPAVSPEVAWSWRELHRTHGRVKVKELTAGTYWSTRHLERRFREQVGRTPSAIARILRLSHALRLQGTGMPLAKVAQHAGFHDQSHYNHVFKSMTGITPKAVPADPVDWSPSTEFPRDAA
- a CDS encoding ABC transporter ATP-binding protein — protein: MATDHTGARHVPLLRIARLFAPYRGRLVAVVLLVMGGALTAVVPPFVLRTMLDVALPEGRLGLLTVLALTMLLLIVVGIAMGVGQAFLSASLGQAVMDDLRNAVFSHLQRMPLSFFTSTRTGEVQSRISNDIGGMQATVTGTATTVVSGVTTVVATLVAMFSLDWRLTAVSVAVLPLFVWISRRVGGERRALTRERQNLLAVMSTLVEESLSVSGFLLGRTMGRTDTVVREFARRSRDLADLSVRSTAVGRWRQSAVSMVIAAMPIGLYWSAGALGEHGRPTASVGTIVAFTSLQQGLFGPTVTLLQSAIGFQSARVMFERVFEYLDLESSIREPAHPVRLASPAGHLRFEHVHFAYPGARPVLHDIDFDLPAGGKLAVVGATGAGKTTLGYLIPRLYDATGGRVTIDGVDVRDLSFAGLAETVGVVSQDVHLFHTTVADNLRFAKPGASDRELIDAAEAAHLHELITGLPDGYDTLVGERGYRFSGGEKQRLAIARTMLRNPPLLVLDEATSALDTYTEASVQRALDALSAGRTTVTIAHRLSTIRNADRIIVLDKGRIVETGTHTSLLHRRGRYAALVHAGPREAGGSGE
- a CDS encoding serine hydrolase domain-containing protein, with product MKPIRVGLRRACVAVAAAGVLIAPVAAGSAYGAPAPARATPSPPADTGFPKLTPAVAAKLDAAILGTLRETRVPGVIVGLWAPGKGSYVKAFGVADKATSAPMTPDLLVRIGSETKTFTVTALLQLVDRKKVGLDDPIGRYVAGVPNGDRITLRELAGMRSGLFNYSEDPAFDKAFATDPDRPFTPRELLGYSFKHPVQFAPDAEFEYSNTNLILLGLVVEKITGRPIGDVIARDVLKPAGLHHTLFPAGAQFPTPHARGYTNQTASGKIEDSTDWDPSWAWSAGAMISDLQDLRSWAKTVATGTLLTPATQAERLRTRSIGIPGAGYGLGIFDVQGWIGHNGSIPGYETLTVYLPEEKATMVVLMNTDVTVGGQEPSTFFGEAITSVVTPGHVYPGRKPSVSTGR